TCGGCGCCGATCTGATCGAGCAGCTTGGTCAGTTCCGCCGCTTCCAGATGATCGGGAACCTCCGCGAGCACGGTCATGCGGTACAGAGACGAGCCCGACGGTGAAGGTATGGATGCCGAACGAAGATCGGCGATGTTGACGCGCTGGTCGGCCAGACAGCGGCAGATTCCCGCGACGATTCCGGCACGGTCCTCACCCTGAGCCTCGATTTCGACCAGATGGGTTCCCGGCGCGGGTACCGCGGGCCGCGGTTCGCCTTCCAGAGGGCGCAGGAATACGGTCAGGCGGTTTTCCCACTCCAGACGTTTCGCTCCCGCAGCCAGCCGCTCGCCCAGGTCTTCGGCACTGCCCGCACACAGGAGGATGGCAGCGAACTCGTTGCCGAGCAGCGCCATGCGCGAATCCTCCAGGTTGGCGTCGCAGTCGAATACCAGCTGGGCCAGCTCGGCAACGATGCCCGGCCGATCGCGGCCGACGGCCGAGAGGATGAACCAACTGTGCAAAGCGAACCTCCTTTGACGCGCAACTGCGCGGCAGCCCCATTGTAACCGCCGACGGGGCGGGGACGCAGAACGTCTCCGAGCGCCGCAAAAAGCGTCACTCTGCCGAAAAGCTGCCGATGCGCTGCCTGCCCATGGGTATATCCCCGCGACGCGTCCATTTCCCAATCCGTTCAGCAGCGCGCCTACATCCGGGTCTCGCTGCCGCATAGAGGCGCGGGGCTGGCACAGCCGTTGCTCTACTGCCGGGTGCGTCGGGGGCTGCTGTCTCCGGCGCTGGGAGTGCCCGGGCTAGATACCCCTCCCCTCGCTTGGTTGCGAGGATCTGGCCCGGGCTTTTCTGCGTCTGCCGTGCGCTCCCCGTTTCCGAAGGGCATCCTTGCGCCCGCTTTGTCGCAGACTCGTCCTCAACCCGAATCGATACCGCTGGAGAATCCTCCAGAGGGAGTGAAACGCGCGATCGTCCTTTCGGGCGGCGGTGCACGCGGAGCATACGAAGCCGGTGTGCTCCAGTTCGTGATGGAGGATCTGCCGCACAAGCTCGGCTTCGTACCCAACATCGATGTGTACGCCGGAACTTCTGTGGGCGCGGTGCACGTCGCGCACCTGGCCGCGTATGCCGATAATCCGAGCGAAGGCGTGCGACGCCTCGTCCAGGTGTGGCGTGACATGAGCTTTGGCTCTGTATACAGCTTCGGGCTCTCCGATGCGCTGGGGTTTTCGCGCACGCTCTATGGTTTCGTCGCGGGAACCGCGAGTCTGCCGGAGACCGGTGCAGAGCGGATCCACGGTCTGCTCGACACCACACCGCTGGAACGGCTGGTCGTGGACGATATCCCCTGGCGTCGCTTGCGTCGCAACTTGCGCAGTCGAAGGGTTGAAGCCCTCTGCGTGAGCACCACTGAGGTCGCGACTGGCCGGACGGTCGTCTTCATCGACAATCGCGATCACGAGATTCCGCAGTGGACCAATGACGAGTTGATCGTCGCCCGGCCCGAACGGGTGGGACCCACACACACGCTTGCGTCGGCCGCGATTCCGTTTCTATTTCCCGCTGTGCGCATCAAAGACACGTACTATTGCGATGGTAGCCTTCGGCAACAATCACCCCTTTCGCCCGCACTGCGCATGGGTGCGAATCGCGTACTTTCGATCGGCCTGCGTTACGACCGTCCGCCGCCGCTGGGCGATCGCCTCTCCGAGGAACGCCTGGAGCAGTTCCGCTCAGCGGGATATCTGTTCGGCAAGATCCTGAACGCGCTGCTGATCGATCGACTCGAGTTCGATCTTCAGGAAATGCGCTTGCTCAATCAGGTGCTGAGTGCAGGTGTCGAGGAGCACGGTCCCTCGTTTCTGGACGCGGTCAACGCGCGAATCGGGGGCGAACACCCCGCGGGTTTCAAGGTGATCCAGGACTGTCTCATCAAGCCGAGTCAGAACATCGGCATGATCGCCGCAAAGCACGTGGCGCGTTTGCGCGCCAAACCCGCGCGTTCCTGGCTCGGCGGGCTTGCTTTTCGCCTGATGACGCGGGGGGCTCCCGAAGACGAGGCCGACCTGATGAGCTATCTGCTCTTCGACGCTGCCTACGCGGACGATTTGATCGAGCTGGGCCGGGCCGACGCAAAGGCCCAGGAAGAGGAGCTGATCGAGTTCTTCACGGAGTAGTCGACTCGCGCGTCTCCCTCAGGACTGCTGAGCAACCCTCTAGGAGCGGAAGCGAATCTCGAGGGACTGCTGTTCGCGGCCTCGTTCCAGGGCGAGCTCGAGCAGGTGATCGACGAGTTCGGGCACCGCGATTCCGCTGGCATCCCAGAGCCGTGCGTACATGCTGCCGTCGGTGAATCCGGGCAGGGTGTTCAATTCGTTCAGCCAGAAGTTTCCGCCGTTTCGCTCGACAAAGAAGTCCACGCGCGCCATGCCCCAGCACTTGAGTGCGCGATAGGCCTTCAGCGCGGTCTCGCGCATCTGCTCAGCCAGGGGCTCGGGCAGATCGGCGGGGATCATCAAGCGGGTATCGTCGCTGACGTACTTCGCCTCGTAATCGTAGAACTCGCCCGAAAAGGCGACCTCTCCGAGAACCGATGCGCGCGGATCGTGGCCGCCTAGCACCGCGCATTCCACTTCGCGTACGTCGACGCCCGGTTCAACCAGGACGTCCAGATCGAAGCGGGATGCTTCTTTGAGTCCTTCGTGCAACTGACTGCGCGAATGCGCGCGCGTCACTCCGAC
This genomic stretch from bacterium harbors:
- a CDS encoding patatin; translation: MKRAIVLSGGGARGAYEAGVLQFVMEDLPHKLGFVPNIDVYAGTSVGAVHVAHLAAYADNPSEGVRRLVQVWRDMSFGSVYSFGLSDALGFSRTLYGFVAGTASLPETGAERIHGLLDTTPLERLVVDDIPWRRLRRNLRSRRVEALCVSTTEVATGRTVVFIDNRDHEIPQWTNDELIVARPERVGPTHTLASAAIPFLFPAVRIKDTYYCDGSLRQQSPLSPALRMGANRVLSIGLRYDRPPPLGDRLSEERLEQFRSAGYLFGKILNALLIDRLEFDLQEMRLLNQVLSAGVEEHGPSFLDAVNARIGGEHPAGFKVIQDCLIKPSQNIGMIAAKHVARLRAKPARSWLGGLAFRLMTRGAPEDEADLMSYLLFDAAYADDLIELGRADAKAQEEELIEFFTE